TGTTGAACGATGACGTCGGCCGCCGCGGACCGGGATCCCTCCCGGCCCGCGGCGGCCGACGGCGTTCAACGGGCGCCCGGTGACGGCAAGTCGGGCGCGCCCCTCAAAGCCCTCAGTGAGCCCTCAGTAGCCGAATTCCTGTGTCCACCACGGACCCCCCGGGCCGGCGTGCATACCGATGCCGATCGTCCGGTAGTCGCCGTTCAGGATGTTCCGCCGGTGGCCGGGGCTGCGCATCCAGGCCTCCATCACGGCCTCGGCGTCGCTGTGGCCGCGGGCGATGTTCTCGCCGCCGAGGGTGGTGATGCCGCGCTTGGCGGCCCGGTCCCAGGGGGTCCGGCCGTCCGGGTCGGTGTGGGCGAAGAAGCCCCGCCTGGCCATGTCCTCGCTGAAGTCCTGGGCGAGCCGGGCCAGTCGGGCGTCGGCGCGCACCGGGGGGCGGCCCGCCCGCACCCGCTCCCGGTTGACCAGCGCGAGCAGATGGGCCGCGACCGAGGCCCGGGGAAGCGCCACCTGGGCCGCGTCCGGCGCCGGAGGGGCAGCGGCCCGGGGCGGCGCGGACGAAGGGGGCGGGGCCGACGGCGCCGCGGTGGTCCGGGCGGCTTCCGGCGGCGCCGCCGTGCCGCCACGGGGATCGGCGCCGGCGCCGGTCTCCCGGGGCGACGGCGTGGCGGACGGCTCGGCCCCGGGCTCCCGCCACGGGGCCGCCGAGGGCGTGTGCGACGGCGCGGCCTCCCGGTGCGCGGGGAACCACTCCCGCTCGTCGGGCTCCCGGGGCTCCAGTGGCCGGGGGCGCTGGGTGAGGAGATCGCGGGGCAGGTCGTCGCCGAAGTCGGGCGGCAGATCGGGCTCGGGCGGCTCCTCCACCTCGAACCGGCCCCGGGTGCTCTCGCTGCCGGTGCCGCTGTTGAGCGTGT
The window above is part of the Streptomyces syringium genome. Proteins encoded here:
- a CDS encoding CAP domain-containing protein translates to MGRHRRSAPETSDDTAAISQAAGAPPTSESTERSDPPNTPARQSAKPFPANSRSPFGASVPAAGTGRHRSPRRGARSRAKGPVRTGLLGASAAMAMGAVVVASGLLPGGSDTYTLNSGTGSESTRGRFEVEEPPEPDLPPDFGDDLPRDLLTQRPRPLEPREPDEREWFPAHREAAPSHTPSAAPWREPGAEPSATPSPRETGAGADPRGGTAAPPEAARTTAAPSAPPPSSAPPRAAAPPAPDAAQVALPRASVAAHLLALVNRERVRAGRPPVRADARLARLAQDFSEDMARRGFFAHTDPDGRTPWDRAAKRGITTLGGENIARGHSDAEAVMEAWMRSPGHRRNILNGDYRTIGIGMHAGPGGPWWTQEFGY